The genomic region AAGATTCTGCTGTTTCTGCCATTATAGAGACACGAGAAATTCATGTTTTTCCGTCTGCTTCATCCGTTGATATAGTGGACCACGTTGAGAAGACGGTAAGCCCTGGTGGCGAGATCATGTTTGACCAAGAGTTGACTAAGTTTTGTAACGAGATGGATACAAACGGGCTTTTAAATTTTGTTACTGAGAATCAAAAAAATAGTAGTGTTTTATGTGAACAACTTAGTCATGCACTTACAACTTGTACGGACCCGTTTCGTTTGGTTCTTGATTCACTGGACGGGTTTTACCCTCTCGATGATAACAATACAGATACCGCTATGCGCCGGTCCTGTATTATTTTAATTGAAGCCGTTAACGCCATGTCAGCAAAGGGTGATGTGGGTGTTGACCACTTGCTGACTTATGAAATTAAGCAGCGAGCTAAGGCTATTGCAGATGAATGGTGGCGTAAGTTAGGTCATGACGTCATCGCTGATGCTGGCGACGGAAACTCAATAGAAGCTGAAGCGTTTTTACGGCTTCTTTCGGCTTTTAAAATTGGTTCAGAGTTTGCAGATGACGAACTCTGTAAACTGGTTTTTGCTGTTTGTGAGCAAACACAAGCACCTGAGCTTTGTCGGTCTCTTGGTTTAGCACACAAAATGTCAGGTTGGTGTTTGACCCGAaagtcaaacaaacgagggtagttTATATTGCCTTTTAGGATGAGAAAATGGCCATGTTTTTGTTTTGTGTGCAGTACTGAATTTTTGCTATGTGCAGGTGTTATTGAAGAATTGATTAAAAAAGGGAAACTAATAAGTGCAGTGCATTTTGTGCACGCGTTTGATTTTGTTAACAAGTTTCAGACTGTTCCCTTATTGAAGACTTATTTGAAGGACTTGAGGAGGAATTCGCAAATAAAACACATCAAGTCACGAAATTCAGCTAGTGTTCAGGTTGATTTTGGGTCCAGTTTTTCTAATACTATTTTGGATCTCTTTTTATAGACATGATTAAATAAATGATTATATAcaattttgtatctttttgttcATGTAGTCTGAGGAAAACGCGAAAGAACTTGCAGCACTAAAATCTGTGATCTACTGCGTTGAAAAATACGATCTTGAAGATGACTACCCACTTGAACCCCTTCACAGACGGGTCGGTCAACTAGAACGATCGAACCCTGCTAATCATCGCAAGAGATTTCGTGAGTCACCTACCAAACATGAGCCGACTAGTAAACACGAGTCGCCGAGCAAACATGAGTCGACTAGTAAACATGACTCGAGGATCAAACGGGAGTCGACTAGTAAACGTGAGTCTAATAAACGACCACCCAGTAAGAAGCCACGTTCAAATGTAGGTGGGTTCTATGGGAACCACAGTCCTGCCGCTAGTTACTTGGCGGTAAATGGGCGGCAGGTTCCTGCTCCAGTCTACATGGATAGAAGTCTATATCCTCCTCCACCCTACAACTACCAGCCACCCCCACGTACTAACCAGGCGACTTACAGTCAACGGGTTTATGAACAAAGTGCGTATTACTACCGCCCAGATGATAAACCTGCCGCCGCTGCTGCCGCTGCACCACCGTTATCCGCTTATGAAAATACATATTATCTTCCGCCAGATGATAGAGTTGCCGCCGCTTCTGCACCATTACCATCTGCTTATGAGAGTAAGTTTTATTATCCTCCAGATAATCGAGGTGCTGCACTACCACCACAACCGTCCGCCTATGAAAATGCTTATTACTACCCACCCGATGATACTGCCGCTGCCACTGCCACTGCCACTGCCGCTGGACCAACGCCACCACCACATGCTTATGTTCCTTATCACGCTAGCGGTGTACCTTCTTCCTATCAACCATATATGTAGTTTATACGCACTGTAATAGTGTAATACTTTTTTTGGTTATAACCTTTTTTTTGTTCAGTCTTTTGTAATAGGTTTTCTTTGTATTAGGTATGGTTATAAACTAACTAATGGATTAGTTGATATGCCTGTCTCATTAAAAATTTCTGATGCTAGGCTGTGTTTGGTTGCAGTTTGAGATGTTTAAAGTAGCAATTTGGCTTCCACTACGATGTTTGAAATGGTTTATTAGAGCAACGGGTATCTGTGGATATCACCGTCCATCACCTGGCTAATAATGGATACCAGCCCACCGCCGGTCTTAGTTAATCTCAGCGTCGTTGGCCACCGTCACTCCCCCGACGGTGGTTTCAACTATTTTTTAtgttaatttttttcttttttaattattCTATTTTCTTATTGGTTCACGACTAAAATCGACACTGAAATGAACACTGAAATGGATGGATACTGAACGACACTCTACTTTAATCAATTTCAAGGTCTATTTTCGACCTTAAAATGAACACCGAAAATGGACTACGGATTCCTTGTGCTCTTACGATAGTGAGACTCGTTATACGGTATATTGATAAAGAAAAAAGTACGTACAAATGTACAATCATATGTATGAACACTATATATTTATACCCCGTTTTACCCACACGATGCTTAACATATAACCTATATTctacagtattattattttttttgaaaagcaaagaaTTTATTAACCATTAAAAGCATACAGGAGGCATAGGAATAAACCCACAAAACAACTCGAGAACTACAGAAACACGACAAATATTCAGGACACTATTACATGCTATACATCAAGTTCTTGAGTTGCAAAGACTGCAGCTCAAAGAAATAAACTAAGGAGCCGTGAGATATATGCTTGGGTTGGTTAACCATACGTGCCAATCGAACTTCCTTCCTCTCGCTCTAGTTGAAATCCAATCGAATGATTTGACTTGTATTTCATTTAGAGCTACCGGGGCATTCCAACGCTTGCTTTCGAACACCATTTTGTTCCGGTTTTTCCAAATGAGATACGCAAAAACCCACAATAAAGCTTGCCAaatttttgagccaaaactcgtagGTGTCACATTTGCAGCTGCCATTCCTCCGAATATTTCTTGTAGACTGAAATGAGAAAAGTTACCCAAGTTCCACCATCTAAAAACACGATCCAAAACGTCAATAACATGTTTACAGAAAATAAGCGCGTGATCTACGGATTCCAAATCATCGTCACAAATTGGGCAACGCACACTATGGAGGTCGATACCCCTTTTGTCTAGTTCGAGCCTCACCGGTATTCTTTTCTTTAACGCCCTCCAAACAAATATCTCTATTTTTTTGGGTACCAGGTTGttccgtgtgacgacccggaaatttccgaccaaatttaaacttaatctttatatggtttcgatacgataagcaaagtctgtaatgttgagtctcgaaaattttgaactgtttcatatatctatttgaccttcgactatttccgacgattcacgaaccactatctgtaaataatatatatatatatatatatatatatatatatatatatatatatatatatatatatatatatatatatatatatatatatatatatatatatatattaatttgaaatagaaacttatatgagttagtttatttgtgtaaatcaaataatacatgacattactataaatctatctatatatgaaaagtatattgaatatatataatttaaaatttgtTTAATAAACGCTTGTAGCACTCGTTTACCATCTTGAtgattattaatcaagttaaaaacgaacttatatgattttaaaataaaaagtgatccgaaaatgagttatataagttactaGGTTTTgagtccgtgcgttgcacggctgcTCAAAAATAGTTGCAAATtagttatatatagatagatatagatatagacttTATAATCTATAAGGAGCTACAACAATTAAAGACTATGTAATACTACCAAAACATTAGAGTTCATAAGAAGTgtcatatataatattttttttttctttagttCTCTTATTTTATTGATTTGGGTTCCGGTATAGAAGTAAAAGACACAAACTTTAACTTACACCGGAAAATCAACAATAATTCCTTAAAATATCTATTGGATGAGTGAGCATATGATTTAGTACGTTCGGTTAAAAATAAATATAGAGGCATATAGACTATAGCCAAAAATACGAAAACACAAAAAAAgggatttaaattaataatataaataaacacaTACGGTTTGAAACACTTGGATCTTCTCCCTGAATCTCCTATGATACACTTCTACTCAGGAAAAAGTCCATTGCTTTTCCTTTCACACTTCACTGTTTTTTGTTAACGATGGTCATAAAAACTATTAATGACAAAAAATTTATCCTTTGATCGATTGATATAACATCTTGAAATTGGAAAGGGAATAGAGATAGAGATGAGGTTTGTTAAAAAAGAACCAGGGAGTtttgttttgtttattttttttttttttgttaaatcaatgtatttattaatttatattgACCTCCAAGTTGTTGTTATTTAATAAATTTCTTTAATTAGTTTTAATCATAACCATTGAAGTTTTGACAGCTGTAAATTACTCATGTCATGTTGTGCTAGTAATTCGGATATAATGACAATTAGGATAAAACAAACTCtcttttatataatatatagatatagatagataggcttattaaaagtatatttaggatctaattatttaattttaagactttttatattttgcccataaatgagagggaccgttgatgtaatttttatttattaaattaatgaatgaattttataccataatgaccaaaataaataaataaagttaatttaaaaatatgagatttttctgaatacttttatacgCCACTAATTGTCAACGGAGCACGATAAAGTCCGTGTGATAAAACTTTCAGTAGATATGACCAAAAATCTCCCCGACTTCTTAATGTGTTTGAATTTACATGCTTTAaacctttttattattatattataattattattatattatatattatataaatataattatatataaatatatgtatgtatcgaTATATAGAAGAAGAAAGAGTTTAACACAACAAAACCCACCATCATGTATCTCTCCCTCTCCACTTGATTAGGCAGTTTCCACAATCTTCCCCCTCACACCGCCGGCTGCCACCATGAACCACCACCATCGCCGGACAcccaaaattattttttttatcttcttTCTCGTTCTCTACTAACCCGTCACCATGACAATCACATTCCTCCTTTTTGTTATCATCAAACCGCTCAAGAATCATCACCTTCGGCCACCCAAACCATCGTCACCACCACCACACCtgcatcatcattattaatatttttttttttgtcgaaAAACTTCATCACCATTAAAATATCCAAACGTTTCTGTTTCTAATCTACTCGCCGGTTCACAGAATGAATACAATCATATGTTACTGCCATAGCGATGATATTCCAGCCTCTTTACTTTCTGTTTAACAAAGAAGGTGAGGAAGGAGATGAGCAGTAAAATGATAATGGTTAACTGCTGTTGTAATACTACTCTCGTCCGTTTGAGCATATGATAATGATACGTGACCATGATGAAGATGGTGTCACCGTGTTaacgttaatgatgatgaagaataatggTGATGATAtcgtgatgatggtgataacgatatgatgatgatgatgatgatgatgcttgatgatgatgatgatgatgaggtgtttaaatgatgatgataaatggtgtcgatgatgatagatgatgataCATGATGAAGTTGCAAAGAgtatgatgatgatcgtgatattgaagatgatgatgaaagttGTAGAAGAAAAATGAAACAGAAATTAAATGGGTTTTAAgttaagaagaaaaagaaaactgaaTAAAAGGGGTTAAAAGAATTTAGGTATGAAGTATTTCGAAAAGAATCATATAGATCAGTGGTTTGGGCGTTTGATAAGAGaacaagaggtcctgagttcgaacccaggccactacaataatttttttattatcaaGAAAAGCTGTTGGGTTTGTGGTTGCTGTTGGGCCGTATACTTGTTGGGCTTCTATCTAGGCCGAGGGATTAATGGGAATGACGGAACGAATGAAGATGATGTAGTGGTATGATATCGCATTGATAATACATGTTGAACTTTTGATGATGGGAAATGAAACGAGGTTAAATAGGTTTAAgagggtattaaaacagaaatgcAAGAACAGTGGGCTGGTTAGGCGTGTTGTGGGAaaggagaggttgcgggttcgagtctcgtcgtgtgcagtttattttttttgcctattttgaggtagttacttattattattattattattattattattattattattattattattattattattattattattattattattatctttattattatttgtgatgacccggaaaattctagtcaaatttaaacttaatcttgtatgattaacgtttccggcacgataaacaaagtctatgaagttaaatctcaaaattttgaactgttcaattaaccttcgattgttctcaacgaaacgcgaacaattatatatagatacatatactataacttgaaaatgtaacaaagtgttgaggatatgatactgtgcattaaacttattggtttgattatctgattgatatatttaactacagagttaaaagattatgccaaatgattctagtaaaagatatttactgagtctcttaagaattatgatattattacgtgtctctgttgagaggtccacgttgatttgagaaatcattcatttttaacggtattcggaataaatggtgaattatttgtttaaataacgtaatttggacacatacaataataaggaatattaactgataagaattaattatatgaataacttgcgatacgtattttaaaacgtgtttataaatattgagaatagatattaacttggttatgaaacgtttgataaatactattatattaataaataacgagac from Rutidosis leptorrhynchoides isolate AG116_Rl617_1_P2 chromosome 9, CSIRO_AGI_Rlap_v1, whole genome shotgun sequence harbors:
- the LOC139866705 gene encoding FRIGIDA-like protein 1, producing MADADLATAFNLTLSFIDQLSKALVELKSHRDGSTDTVSIVDIIKHFRDLEANMKKKYTELEAKEKAFKQEEHDSETLLASLQAVITAKEQDMFDRIQILKDSAVSAIIETREIHVFPSASSVDIVDHVEKTVSPGGEIMFDQELTKFCNEMDTNGLLNFVTENQKNSSVLCEQLSHALTTCTDPFRLVLDSLDGFYPLDDNNTDTAMRRSCIILIEAVNAMSAKGDVGVDHLLTYEIKQRAKAIADEWWRKLGHDVIADAGDGNSIEAEAFLRLLSAFKIGSEFADDELCKLVFAVCEQTQAPELCRSLGLAHKMSGVIEELIKKGKLISAVHFVHAFDFVNKFQTVPLLKTYLKDLRRNSQIKHIKSRNSASVQSEENAKELAALKSVIYCVEKYDLEDDYPLEPLHRRVGQLERSNPANHRKRFRESPTKHEPTSKHESPSKHESTSKHDSRIKRESTSKRESNKRPPSKKPRSNVGGFYGNHSPAASYLAVNGRQVPAPVYMDRSLYPPPPYNYQPPPRTNQATYSQRVYEQSAYYYRPDDKPAAAAAAAPPLSAYENTYYLPPDDRVAAASAPLPSAYESKFYYPPDNRGAALPPQPSAYENAYYYPPDDTAAATATATAAGPTPPPHAYVPYHASGVPSSYQPYM